Genomic segment of Arachis hypogaea cultivar Tifrunner chromosome 11, arahy.Tifrunner.gnm2.J5K5, whole genome shotgun sequence:
GATTTCAGCAAAGGGTTGCAAGccaccaacaacaacaatcatcatcatcatagtgATGATGATTCATCTTCCTGGGGTCATTTtggacatcatcatcatcagcatcATGATATTGAAGTTGATGATCATAGAGTAGTGCATAAGAATAatggtcatcatcatcaccatcataatCATGATGAGTTTAGCCATGCAAGTGATTATAGCATGGGGTATGATAGCATGATGATGAGTGGTGTTAGTGGTTCAGGAAAAGGTGGTGGTGGAAGGAGGAGACCTGGGATTCCTCACTCCAAGATTTGCACTGTTTGTAGTAATTATATCTACATTCTAAGGACTAGATGCTtggtatctctctctctctctctcactcttcaCATTTACAAATTGATATTCATTATTTTTGACAGGAACTATTCATACACCAAATACTGATAGTATTTGTTTTCAAATATTAGAATTGAGATCGAAAATTGAGATTTAGTATTGTATTTGATAGTTAGAgattataacaaaaattttagtcataaaatttaaaatttcagtctttttaatacattcagaaaataagaacataaaaaattaaaattttttaggatggatgttaaaattttaataatatttttttaaaaaaatattcttatttaattttttaaattttaaatctatttctcaatttttatatttatcttaaattaaatataatacttcaattcaatatattttatactaaatacAATACAAAAACTTAATTTAGTTTTTGTCTCTCAATTTTCGTCTCCCAATCTCAATCTTTCAATCTCCATCTCTTTTCTAAACACATATTTAATAccttcataaaaatataattgttattagttaattgtgtatttaaattatttttaattatcagaaaaaaaatgtatatgtGGTTATTAAAAAAACACTAAtgtcaaaataatatttattataaaatatgtagatgtaataataaaattaattattttatagtaATACATGATTcacatttaaataattattatattaaaatcacTTGTTTTAAAAGTTTACTTAATTTTAATTGATCAAAAGAGATATATGATTACATCTCTATCACTTTTTTAATATGGATTCTTTGATACTTTTGAATAAATATTAGCATGATGCAGATCAAACTTTTGTAATTCTTATTCATGTATGTATTAAGAAAGGGATTTAAttaaagaatttattattttagttaagaAATAACGTTTTTTCTGGGGGCATGCAGGTATGTGGCAGAGTTTACTGTAGGCAATGTGTTGAAATTGGGATGGGAGAGATGACTGAAGGAAGAAAGTGTATCGAGTGTCTTGGATTAAGATTTAGCCAAaggtaaattttaattatctctcTTATCGGTAAtggaattatttattttaaaaatttaaattaataaaaaaatataaataattatatatctctgaatattattaatattttaaataaaaatataactagaATCTTTGTTAAAAACTAGTGTACCAGAAAGTATGAATCgaaactttttcaaattttatataatataataaatacaaaacTAATTACAATTTAGTGATCAGAAAAAACTTATAGATTTTGTAGCTTAATAGAACAAGTTCAACTATATATATAGgtataaattagaataaatgtttttttcctctttgatgatttgtccaaaagataaaatatttttttataatttgaaaatttttaattaattcacaATTATTTAAGTACTAAATTTAAGCAAGTTTTGTAAATGGTATCAAGAATTGTTTAAATCGGTAATAAGAACTATTTAGACTAAATTAGTTATTTAAATAGTTAGAggtcaattaaaaaattttaaaattgtaaagGAGCATTTTATAtgttttctaaataaataattattaagaataaaaaatgatatctaatataatagatatatcagtgttctaataattttaatctttaaatttaattataaaaaatatatataatatatattagttaaaattaacggttaaaattattgaaacattcgaaaatatttaaaaactttCTTATAGTATTAAGCTTTGATAAACAACTCATCCAATACATGTAACGCGCCACGTATAACTAAACAAACCGCTTTGGTTATAATGATTAGTTTTCTCCATTATATGCCGGCATTTGGGTTTTTCTATTTAGTCCCTTTTCAACATAAGAATCATCAattctattatataaataaaCAACCAAGAAATCATATGTCTAATCCAAAATATAATCAAGTTTATCCAGAACAAGAACAATATAATTAACTAGACATTTGACTCTGAAGGTAGCATTATTTTAGTAAAACAACGAGGGatgatgcaaatttttttttttttatgtaaagcTATATATTCCCAAAAACATCTTAAGTAGGTTTTCAGATGAAGTAAAATaacattatttaatatatataaatttgagagaattacatgttagttaacatTTAAAATAGTTTGATTAATTCAAAAAGTAATATTTCACTTGTCCTTTTGTTTTCATTGAAACTGTGCTCTAAACTTCTTTCATACCACAAATGAGTATTCTCCTGGTTTTCTATACTCATCATGAtatcattaattattttataccTTTAGAGTTTGTTTTGGAGACAGACATAATAACAAGTTACTGAGAGGCCCTATTTTATTGGAGATAGAAGAAGACACatatagaaattaataaaaaaaaattatttcaaaacaaaacttaacctttttttttcttactttGATTTTCTGTCTTATTAGAATTGAGATTAAATAAGTCTAGTTCAATTCTAAAAACTAATTCAAAAAGTGAAGATTGTCTCGCACTTATAAACTATTTAAAAGTcatattttttaaagatataaGATTTATAATACATTTTTTTCATGCTCAAAAATAATAATGCAGAATGTGAATATTTACGAGTAATCTAACATCAttgaaacatatatatatatatatatatatatatgagaatcactcaaataaagacacttaaaatatctttttttaaatatattttttaataattaaaattcaatacatataattgattaaaccatgttatttttatcaaaattagatcaaataaattaatttgaccaaaaaattaataaatcatattttaaactgatttaaattaatatttttttattaaaaataactataatatttttattataaaaaattgattaaaatactattattattattattattattattattattatttttgagaatcctgatttaggatttttaaaatatatataaaataagaatattttagttattttctataataggagtattgtagtaattttttataaaaaagaatattaatttaaatcagtTCAAGATTTAGTTTATCAATTTTTTGATCAAATCAATTTGTCtgatctaattttgataaaaaataatacaatttaatcaattatatgtattgaattttaattattaaaaaatatcttttaaaaaagatgttttatatatatatatatatatatatatatatatatatatatatatacatacgttTTGATACCATATTAATATATTGCAAGTCTCACATCTCTTAACGATATCAGCTCTAAATAGTTTTAAAGCGTGAGACATCATCATTTAGCCTTTAATTTTAGGTtacaaagaaaatatgaatattaGTTGATAACACAAGACATACAGGTACATAGAAAGGGCAGGGATGTTAGGGTGCTGCAGTTGGAGGTATCCAACCACATTGAAGCAAACTGAACTGAAATGGGCTGAGAAAGGACCAAGGAGGAGTGGTGAAAGAGGCTACAGTCACCACCATGGCATGCCACCTTCAAGAACACCTACACCTACTCATAGCAATGAACCATCTTTTGTTATGTCTGCCTCTTATTCCCCTTTCTCTTCTCATCACCACCTTcccctttaatttattttaaacacCCAACAATTCAAACATCACTACTATACTCTACTCCCTTATTTTTTGgtatattcttttgaattaatatTTAAGATTCATATAcattgattcaaaaatatattaaagagtgGTGGCCTGGTGACAAATAGACTAAAATTAAGGGAGTATATATATAGATGTGGTGAATTTTAGTGTGACTATATTATAGTAGTTATAGTGATTATATAAttgttgttaaaattaaagttatatatttttttatatcttttaaaacattttttaaaaaaagttgtttaataataaaaaaaatattactttaattttaatagcattttttgaaatattatagtCACTGTAATCTTTATAATATAGTCATACTAgaatgattttatatatataatagggtAAATTGCAATTtacctttttaaattttaacttatttgcaattgtgtctTGAAGAAAATTTATCAGAAAAACTTTTTTTAAGAGTCAAATTGcacatttaaaaatttaaaagataatatatatttagatataaGCCTAAGTTCAGATGAATAAATTGCAATTTCTCCTATATAATATGTATTATGTAGATCTAGCGGGTGCCTCATAAGATTGTATTATTCTTTTTGGAGTTTGTTTTGCttgattatatttatatgttgctTCATTATTCAATTTGTTGATTTAATTTAAAagctttaatttctaatttctttgtcttagcctctttgtcttgttttgtgtatCTAACATTTGTTACacccacaaaaaatatataatttgtacctATATTTATCAGAATTTTACACACATCAATacaatttatatctatattttttaaaatttatatacataaattagtaaaatttatttattaaaaataatttagtatttgtgTTAGACGAAATAATAACCAAACTACTAGAAATTGTTGCCTCAAAAATTTCTCATAACCT
This window contains:
- the LOC112719882 gene encoding extra-large guanine nucleotide-binding protein 3, translating into MHHLPHEGKGGGGRRRPGIPHSKICTVCSNYIYILRTRCLVCGRVYCRQCVEIGMGEMTEGRKCIECLGLRFSQRYIERAGMLGCCSWRYPTTLKQTELKWAEKGPRRSGERGYSHHHGMPPSRTPTPTHSNEPSFVMSASYSPFSSHHHLPL